GGCGCTGCTCCAGCCCCGTGCCGCTGCCGATCTCGAACAGCCGCCACGTCGCCGTGCCGGAGGGTACCTCCGAGCGCGTCGTCGCGATCGCCGACCTCGCCGCCTCCCTCGGCGCCGACGCGCTGATCCGCCTGCACGAGGAGGATTTCGCGGGCCTGTCCGGCCTCGGCCGCGACTTCGTCCACTTCAACCTGGAGCGCACGATCAACCGCGCCGGCCTGCGCTACGCCCTGATGCCGATCCTGCGGGCCGGGCGGCGCCGGCCCGGCGGGCCCGAGGAGCTGCCGGTCCTCGACCCGACCCGGTTCCGCACCGGCCTGTGCGTCGCGGTGCGCCAGGGCCTGCCGGTGGCGGCGGTGACGCCGGACCTGTTCGCGCATTCGCTGCCGGCGATACGCGACGCCGACGCCCTCGCGGCGGCCCTGGTGCGCCGCTACCGCCCCCTGTTCCCGGATCTCGACCCGGCCGGGATCGTGGCGCGCGGTTGCGCGGTCACGCGGCTGCGCCTCGACGAGGCGTGACGGCGTCATGCCGCTGCTGTCGCGCCCGGCTTCCTTGCGTCATACGAGGCCCGCCATCGCTAGGAAGAGTATCCTTACCGCGGCTTGATACGATCCAATCCGGGGCGACCACTCGGTCCAGCTGCCGCAATTCTTCACTGTTCGCGCCTGGACTGCCGATTTCGCGTATATGTTTTACCGGTTCGCAACCGGGAGCCGGACAGGTTGCGCGGACACCGAGCCGGACGCGAACCTTCATGCTCCAGACCGCCGAAACCCTGGTCGCCCTGCACGACGGCCGGCTCGTCGGGCTGTCGGTCCTGATCGGCGTGCTCGCCTCGATCACCGCGATCGACCTGCTCCAGCACGCGCGGGCCGCCGCGGCCAGCAGCCGGGGGATCTGGCTCTCGGCCGCCGCGGTCGCGGGCGGGTTCGGGCTGTGGGCGAGCCAGATGATCGCGCAGGCCGCGATCCGGCCCGCCGACGAGATCCTGCACCGGAGCGAGCCCCTGCTGCTCGGCCTCGTCATGATGGTGCTCCTCGCCGGCGGCGGCCTGCGCGCGGCCGTCTCGGCGCCGCGCCGGGTCGGGCCCTGGCTCGGCGGCGGCCTGATCGGCCTCGGCCTGGCGGCGGTCGGCGCCGCGGTGTCGGAGGGCCTGCCGGGGGCGGGCGGGCCGGCCTGGATCGCCGGGATCGGCCTGTCGGCGGCCGCCGGAGCCCTGCTCTGCGGCCTCGCCCTGTCCTTGAGCCTGCGGGAGAGCCCGGCGAGCCGCGGCGCCGGGGCCCTGCTCCTGTCGCTGGCCGTGACGCTGCCGCACGGCATCGCGCTCGCCGCGGCCGGGGAGGGGCTTCGCCCCGCGGCCCTCGACGGCCAGTTCGCCGCCTCGCTGGGCTTTGCCAGCCTGACGCTCCTCGTCCTCGCCTTCACGGGTCTGACCCTCGACGGCCGCGCCCGGCGCCGGCGCGAGGCGCAGGAGCTGATGCGCAGCCTCGCCGACGCCGCGGTCGAGGGGATCGCCGTCTGCGAGGGCCGGCGCATCGTGACCGTCAACACCAGCCTCGCCGAGCTGATCGGCCGCGTGCCGGCCGCCCTGATCGGGCGGCCGATCACCGAGATCCTGCCGGAGGCGCTGCTGCTGCGCCTCGATTCGGGGCCGGCCGGCGCGGTCGTCGAGACCGAGCTCCGGGGCGTGGGCGGCGAGGCGCTCCCGGTCGACGTGATCCGCCGTCCCCTCGGCAACCGGCCCTGCCACGCCTTCGCCTTCCGCGACCTGCGGGCGCGGCGCCAGGCCGAGCGCGACATCCGGTTCCTCGCCCATCACGACACGCTGACGGGCCTGCCCAACCGGGCGACCTTCCGCGCGCGCCTCGACGAGGAGATCGCCGTGGCGCGGGCCGGCGGAGGCCTGGTGGCGGTGCTCTGCCTCGACCTCGACCGGTTCAAGGACGTCAACGACCTCTACGGCCACGCCATGGGCGACGGTCTGCTGCAGGCGCTGGCGCGCTGGATCGCGCCGGTGCTGGGACCGCGGCAGATGATGGCGCGCCTCGGCGGCGACGAGTTCGCGGTCCTGATGCCGGGGATCGCGCGGCCGGAGGAGGCCGGACAGCTCGCCGAGGAGATCCTGCGGGTGATCCGGGAGGGCAACGCCCGGGCCGGAAGCGGGCCGATCCTGGCGACCAGCATCGGCATCGCGCTCTGCCCGACCGACGCGGAGGACGGCCAGACCCTGCTCAACCACGCCGACGCCGCACTCTACTGCGCCAAGAACCATGGACGGGGCGTGCACCGGTTCTTCGAGCCGGTGCTGGCCGCGCAGATCCGCGACCGGCGCTCCCTCGAGCACGACCTGCGCCACGCCGTCGAGCGGGGCGAGTTCCGGATCGTGTACCAGCCGCAGATGGCGGTCGACAGCGGCACCGTCGTCGGGTTCGAGGCGCTGCTGCGCTGGCAGCACCCGGAGCGCGGCGCCGTGCCGCCCGACCTGTTCATCCCGATCTCCGAGGAGACCGGCAGCATCCTCGGGATCGGCGAGTGGGTCCTGCGCGAGACCTGCCGCGAGGCCGCCTCGTGGGAGAAGCCCCTGCGCATCGCCGTCAACGTCTCGGCGGTCCAGCTCCACGCCCCGGGCTTCGCCGAGCTGGTCCACGAGGTCCTGGTCGTCACGGATCTCTCGCCCGCCCGGCTCGAACTCGAGATCACCGAGACGGCGCTGGTGCGCGATCCCGTCCGGGCGCTGGCGACGCTCAGGCGGATCAAGGCGATGGGGGTGCGGATCGCGATGGACGATTTCGGCACCGGCTACTCGTCGCTGTCGAACCTGCGCGCCTTCCCGTTCGACAAGATCAAGATCGACCGCTCGTTCATCCGTGCCGTCGACGTCAATCGCGAGACCGCCGCGATCATGCGGGCGGTGCTGGGCCTGGGCCGCGGCCTCGGCCTGCCGGTCCTGGCGGAGGGCGTCGAGACCTCGGCCGAGCTGGCCTTCCTCGGCGCCGAGAACTGCCACGAGGCGCAGGGGTATCTCCTCGGCCGCCCCGGCCCGATCGCGCATTTCGTCGAGCATACCCGCGAGGCCCAGGGCGCGGCGGACGCGGCGTAGGAGGCTGCGTCGCCCGGGCGGTCGCGACGCCGTCCCTCGTTGCGCGGCCGCGCAGCCCGGAAGCCGGAGGTGGCTGACGCAGAGGAAGGAGGCCGGACGCTGTCCGGGTCATCCCCTCGCCGAGTGTCCGGATCGCGGATTGCGCCGGGTATCCCCCGGGATGACCGGGTGCATGCCGGTTTCCGGCGGGTTCGGTCGATACCGCCTCGAGCCGTCGCACGGGAGGGGGCACCGCGACTTGGCACGCGAGTTCGCACCTCCCCCTCCACACCCTAATCTCGCCGGCCACACGAACGGGCACGACGGGAACAAGATCGATCAAGCAGCGGTTTGCCTGCGGCCCGGCGACTTGCCGGCGGCACTTGGGTCATTAATCCACGATTAGCCACTCGGACTTAGGTTTCGTCGAAGAACGACCGAGCAGCTCCAATGCGCATCAAGACTATAGTCCTTACCGGCTTCGCCCTCGTCGCGATTCCGGGCCTCGCGGCCATGACCTGGATCGCGGCGGAGAACTGGCGCGCCTGGACGCACGCGGCCCATGCCGAGATCGCCGCGACGGTCGTGAACGACGTGCAGCGGGCGCAGACGGTGTTCGCCGTCGAGCTCGGCACCATCAACGCCGCCTCGAAGGCCGAGACGCCCGACCTGCCGGCCCTCGCCCAGGCGGCCCGCGCCAGCGATCCGCTGCTGGAGGCCGCCGAGCGGAGCGTCGGGGCCGCCGGCCTGGACGGGCGGAGCCTCGCCGAG
The sequence above is drawn from the Methylobacterium terrae genome and encodes:
- a CDS encoding putative bifunctional diguanylate cyclase/phosphodiesterase, with the translated sequence MLQTAETLVALHDGRLVGLSVLIGVLASITAIDLLQHARAAAASSRGIWLSAAAVAGGFGLWASQMIAQAAIRPADEILHRSEPLLLGLVMMVLLAGGGLRAAVSAPRRVGPWLGGGLIGLGLAAVGAAVSEGLPGAGGPAWIAGIGLSAAAGALLCGLALSLSLRESPASRGAGALLLSLAVTLPHGIALAAAGEGLRPAALDGQFAASLGFASLTLLVLAFTGLTLDGRARRRREAQELMRSLADAAVEGIAVCEGRRIVTVNTSLAELIGRVPAALIGRPITEILPEALLLRLDSGPAGAVVETELRGVGGEALPVDVIRRPLGNRPCHAFAFRDLRARRQAERDIRFLAHHDTLTGLPNRATFRARLDEEIAVARAGGGLVAVLCLDLDRFKDVNDLYGHAMGDGLLQALARWIAPVLGPRQMMARLGGDEFAVLMPGIARPEEAGQLAEEILRVIREGNARAGSGPILATSIGIALCPTDAEDGQTLLNHADAALYCAKNHGRGVHRFFEPVLAAQIRDRRSLEHDLRHAVERGEFRIVYQPQMAVDSGTVVGFEALLRWQHPERGAVPPDLFIPISEETGSILGIGEWVLRETCREAASWEKPLRIAVNVSAVQLHAPGFAELVHEVLVVTDLSPARLELEITETALVRDPVRALATLRRIKAMGVRIAMDDFGTGYSSLSNLRAFPFDKIKIDRSFIRAVDVNRETAAIMRAVLGLGRGLGLPVLAEGVETSAELAFLGAENCHEAQGYLLGRPGPIAHFVEHTREAQGAADAA